A section of the Dehalococcoidia bacterium genome encodes:
- a CDS encoding MBL fold metallo-hydrolase → MEVAPGVHQIRFNAPNNPKFWVFAYLVVGAGECGLVDAGWATPGAFDELRQQVEQAGASLDRISTVVITHLHPDHFGLAGQVKRQTDARIVFHELEKPFVETRYRSYSKLLDSLADWLLSYGVPEEEMPELQTASIPARRFVSEVDPDEVVFGGEIVKLGGQDWEVIHTPGHTRGHIVLYNRSTKTLISGDHILPGITPNVSLHPESSENPLGDYIASLRKLQDLPVTTVLPAHEHAFSGLARRIREIEAHHEERLSQMLATLTDQPKTGYAVAAAVRWNVGDFATFDAHTRRAAMMETLAHLEYLRRQGLVEKILIDGVFHYRKR, encoded by the coding sequence ATGGAAGTAGCGCCCGGCGTCCATCAAATTCGCTTCAACGCGCCGAACAATCCCAAGTTCTGGGTGTTTGCCTATTTGGTCGTTGGGGCGGGAGAGTGCGGCCTGGTCGATGCCGGCTGGGCGACCCCAGGCGCTTTCGACGAACTGAGACAGCAGGTCGAGCAGGCGGGCGCGTCGCTCGATCGGATCTCGACCGTCGTCATCACGCACCTGCACCCTGACCATTTCGGCCTTGCCGGCCAAGTGAAGCGCCAAACCGATGCCCGGATCGTGTTCCACGAACTTGAAAAGCCGTTCGTTGAGACGCGCTATCGCTCCTACAGCAAGCTGCTCGACTCGCTTGCCGACTGGCTCCTCTCGTACGGCGTGCCGGAAGAGGAGATGCCCGAACTGCAGACGGCAAGCATCCCGGCGCGGCGCTTCGTCAGCGAGGTCGATCCTGACGAAGTGGTCTTTGGCGGCGAGATCGTGAAGCTGGGCGGGCAAGACTGGGAAGTGATCCACACCCCGGGCCACACGCGCGGCCACATCGTTCTCTACAACCGGTCGACGAAGACCCTCATCTCCGGCGATCACATCCTGCCGGGCATCACGCCGAACGTCAGCCTCCATCCAGAGTCAAGTGAGAACCCGCTCGGCGACTATATCGCCTCGCTCCGCAAGCTCCAAGACTTGCCGGTGACGACAGTGCTGCCGGCGCACGAACACGCCTTTTCCGGCCTCGCGCGGCGCATCCGCGAGATCGAGGCGCATCATGAGGAGCGGCTGAGCCAGATGCTGGCGACGCTCACCGACCAGCCGAAGACCGGCTACGCGGTTGCCGCCGCCGTGCGTTGGAATGTCGGCGACTTCGCGACCTTCGACGCCCATACTCGCCGCGCCGCGATGATGGAGACGCTCGCGCATCTCGAATATCTGCGCCGTCAAGGCTTGGTCGAGAAGATCTTGATCGACGGCGTGTTCCACTACCGGAAGCGGTAG
- a CDS encoding DUF1501 domain-containing protein yields MTLSRRRFLAGCSGAIAALSGAWVSHLAFAEPAPANAGDILVSIFLRGGIDGLNLVVPHGDPHYAVNRPTLRVAPPGRTRGALDLNGFFGLHPAAAPLLTVWNAKHLAIIVATGLTNPTRSHFDAMAMMERGTPGHKSLATGWITRHLTTAGTTASNGGAPPLTALTTSATLPDAVLGLHETAAVPSFQALDYTGRWDQIDFQRIAVRELYGGDHWIQRAGIQALDVVDRVVARLPDRYTPANGARYPSGAFGQSLQVVAQAIKLDLGLRVACVDFGGWDTHEEQGGDGEGLFAALVGALAGGLSAFLTDLADWSERLTVVVMSEFGRQLRENQSRGTDHGHGNVMLVLGGGIIGGIYGRWPGLEREALFEQQDLAITTDYRHVLGEIVVRRLKNPRLTDVFPGMPPYAPLGFARGTDSPNSPPATAAPSPAAPALNAPRVYIPIAGR; encoded by the coding sequence ATGACGCTCTCGCGACGACGCTTCCTCGCGGGCTGCAGCGGCGCGATCGCCGCCCTGAGCGGCGCCTGGGTGTCGCATCTTGCCTTCGCCGAGCCGGCGCCGGCCAACGCGGGCGATATTCTTGTGTCGATCTTCCTGCGGGGCGGCATCGATGGGCTGAACCTCGTTGTCCCGCACGGCGACCCGCACTACGCGGTCAATCGGCCAACCCTCCGCGTTGCCCCGCCGGGCCGAACGCGCGGCGCGCTTGACCTGAACGGCTTCTTCGGTCTCCACCCCGCTGCCGCACCGCTGCTGACCGTTTGGAACGCCAAGCACCTCGCTATCATCGTTGCCACCGGGCTGACCAACCCGACCCGCTCGCATTTCGACGCCATGGCGATGATGGAGCGCGGCACCCCCGGCCACAAATCGCTCGCCACCGGCTGGATCACGCGGCATCTCACCACGGCCGGCACGACCGCCTCGAACGGCGGGGCCCCACCCCTCACCGCGCTGACCACCAGCGCCACCCTTCCCGACGCGGTGCTCGGCCTTCACGAGACCGCAGCCGTGCCGAGCTTTCAGGCGCTCGACTACACAGGCCGCTGGGACCAGATCGATTTTCAGCGGATCGCCGTCCGCGAGCTGTATGGCGGCGATCACTGGATCCAGCGTGCGGGCATTCAGGCCCTCGACGTAGTCGACCGGGTAGTCGCGCGCCTGCCGGACCGCTACACCCCCGCGAACGGGGCGCGCTACCCGAGCGGCGCCTTCGGCCAGTCGCTGCAAGTGGTCGCCCAAGCGATCAAGCTGGACCTTGGACTGCGCGTCGCCTGCGTCGACTTTGGCGGCTGGGATACGCACGAAGAGCAGGGAGGAGACGGCGAAGGCCTGTTCGCCGCCCTAGTCGGAGCGCTCGCCGGCGGGCTGAGCGCGTTCCTCACCGACCTCGCCGACTGGTCAGAGCGGCTGACTGTCGTTGTGATGAGCGAGTTCGGCCGGCAGCTGCGCGAAAATCAAAGCAGAGGCACCGACCACGGGCACGGCAACGTCATGCTTGTCCTTGGCGGCGGCATCATCGGCGGGATCTACGGCCGTTGGCCCGGCCTCGAACGGGAGGCGCTCTTCGAGCAGCAAGACCTCGCCATCACGACAGATTATCGGCACGTGTTAGGCGAAATCGTGGTGCGCCGGCTGAAGAACCCGCGCCTCACCGACGTCTTCCCCGGCATGCCTCCCTATGCCCCGCTCGGCTTCGCTCGCGGCACCGACTCTCCCAATTCTCCTCCTGCGACCGCAGCCCCCTCTCCTGCCGCGCCGGCACTCAACGCACCCCGCGTCTACATTCCGATTGCCGGGCGCTAG
- a CDS encoding acyl-CoA dehydrogenase family protein produces the protein MNFTFTPEQQALRQEVNAWFAEVMTPDYELELEVRHDEKGVLKAFSKRLAEKGWLTHAWPKEYGGGGRSHVEQAIINEAIGYWHAPTLAHIVGVDLVGPTLMVHGTEEQKQKYLPGIARMEHVYAQGFTEPDAGSDIASLKTRAVEDGDNYIVNGHKIWIGNAHIADWIYLAARTDPTLERHRGISLFIVPLETPGIEVRPIPTLDGHFVNAVFFDDVVVPKDAMVGEKNRGWYAMVTTLDFERSGIGGASGAKRTLEDLIAYARHHRRGGRPILQDPLIRHRFAEYATEIEAWRLLCWRVVALQASGVVPTAEGTMTGIIGKTLLPKLGALVIDVMGRYSSLPHEETRWAAMRGRLHRVVVRSVLTHPGGTPEILKNVLATRGLGLPRS, from the coding sequence ATGAACTTCACCTTTACCCCGGAACAGCAGGCGCTCCGGCAGGAAGTCAACGCGTGGTTCGCCGAGGTGATGACCCCGGACTACGAGCTTGAGCTCGAAGTGCGGCATGACGAGAAGGGGGTGCTGAAGGCGTTTTCCAAGCGGCTCGCCGAGAAAGGCTGGCTGACCCACGCCTGGCCCAAAGAGTACGGCGGCGGCGGCCGAAGCCATGTCGAACAGGCGATCATCAACGAAGCGATAGGCTACTGGCACGCGCCGACCTTGGCCCATATCGTCGGCGTCGACCTCGTCGGGCCGACGCTGATGGTGCACGGCACCGAGGAGCAGAAGCAGAAATATCTCCCCGGCATCGCTCGGATGGAGCACGTCTACGCCCAAGGGTTCACGGAGCCTGACGCCGGCTCGGATATCGCTTCCCTCAAAACGCGTGCGGTCGAGGACGGCGACAACTACATCGTCAATGGTCACAAGATCTGGATCGGCAACGCGCACATCGCCGATTGGATCTACCTCGCGGCGCGCACCGACCCCACCCTCGAGCGTCATCGCGGTATCAGCCTCTTCATTGTACCGCTCGAGACGCCGGGTATCGAGGTGCGTCCGATCCCGACGCTCGACGGCCATTTCGTCAATGCAGTCTTTTTCGATGATGTTGTTGTGCCGAAGGACGCGATGGTCGGAGAGAAGAACCGCGGATGGTACGCGATGGTGACAACACTCGACTTTGAGCGTTCGGGTATCGGCGGGGCGTCCGGCGCGAAGCGGACCCTCGAAGATCTGATCGCCTATGCCCGTCATCATCGCCGAGGCGGACGGCCGATCCTGCAGGACCCGCTCATCCGTCACCGGTTTGCCGAGTATGCCACCGAGATTGAAGCCTGGCGGCTGCTCTGCTGGCGCGTCGTCGCGCTCCAAGCTAGCGGGGTGGTGCCGACCGCCGAGGGCACGATGACCGGCATCATCGGCAAGACGTTGCTGCCGAAGCTGGGGGCGCTTGTCATCGATGTAATGGGCAGATACTCCAGCCTCCCCCACGAAGAGACGCGCTGGGCGGCGATGCGCGGCCGATTGCATCGGGTCGTGGTCCGCAGCGTGCTGACCCATCCCGGCGGCACGCCCGAGATCCTGAAAAACGTTCTGGCGACGCGCGGGCTGGGGCTCCCGCGCTCGTGA
- a CDS encoding DUF1800 domain-containing protein, with translation MAGRAAVIPLPPGEAEPAALAAPSVLARPPAEVIILHRAGFGPRPGDVERVRAMGVAAYIEEQLYPERIDDSACEARIAELAPQYQHLSIPALWARRTLPNPADTWKPREEARTLAWLRAIYSRRQLYELLVDYWHNHFNVYSAAYPIYLFWPDHDRRIRRNVFGNFRAFLEEMATSPAMLYYLDNASNQAAGPNENFARELLELHTLGAAAYRPGRGPSTPDVFTDADVREVARCFTGWTLRNRSWDPAFGDTGEFFYYAPWHDTGAKTVLGTTLPANQPPLKDGRDVLDLLARHPATARNIATRLARRLIADTPSASLVDAGARAYLDHLIAPDQLRHVVRALLTHPDATTVWGEKIRRPFEAMVAFLRAIEAEWRWTGEFGWYISRVGQPLWEWPAPNGYPDERTAWLGSTQLTARWSVFNALAENFVAGTTTTLPARHPARLTTPRDVARYWVERLLGYLPPEAEWWPLVRFVARGRHPDVPLSPETVEARVNSLAALVFHLPAAQLR, from the coding sequence ATGGCTGGCCGCGCCGCGGTCATCCCATTGCCGCCGGGCGAGGCCGAGCCGGCGGCGCTTGCCGCTCCAAGCGTCTTGGCGCGCCCGCCCGCTGAGGTAATCATCCTCCATCGCGCTGGGTTTGGCCCCCGGCCCGGCGATGTCGAGCGGGTGCGGGCAATGGGGGTCGCTGCCTACATCGAGGAGCAGCTCTATCCCGAGCGGATCGATGACTCTGCCTGCGAGGCGCGGATCGCGGAACTGGCGCCACAGTATCAGCACCTCTCGATCCCCGCGTTATGGGCGCGCCGCACGCTCCCTAACCCCGCCGACACGTGGAAACCGCGGGAGGAAGCGCGCACCCTCGCCTGGCTGCGCGCCATCTACTCGCGCCGCCAGTTGTATGAGCTGCTCGTCGACTACTGGCACAACCACTTCAATGTCTACAGCGCCGCCTACCCGATCTATCTCTTCTGGCCCGACCACGACCGCCGGATCCGGCGCAACGTTTTCGGCAACTTTCGCGCCTTTCTCGAGGAGATGGCCACCAGCCCCGCCATGCTCTACTACTTGGATAACGCGAGCAACCAGGCGGCGGGGCCGAACGAAAACTTTGCCCGCGAGCTGCTCGAACTGCACACCCTCGGCGCCGCCGCCTACCGTCCGGGAAGAGGCCCAAGCACGCCGGACGTCTTCACCGATGCCGACGTTCGGGAGGTCGCCCGCTGCTTCACCGGCTGGACGCTGCGCAATCGGAGTTGGGACCCCGCCTTCGGCGATACGGGCGAATTTTTCTACTATGCGCCGTGGCACGACACCGGCGCGAAGACAGTCCTCGGCACAACGCTCCCCGCCAACCAGCCGCCGCTGAAAGACGGGCGCGATGTGCTCGATCTCCTCGCGCGCCACCCCGCGACCGCGCGCAACATCGCGACACGGCTCGCGCGCCGGCTGATCGCCGACACCCCCTCCGCCAGCCTTGTCGACGCCGGCGCGCGCGCCTATCTCGACCACCTCATCGCGCCGGATCAGCTGCGCCATGTCGTCCGGGCGCTGCTCACCCATCCCGACGCGACGACCGTCTGGGGCGAGAAGATTCGCCGGCCGTTCGAGGCGATGGTCGCCTTCCTCCGCGCCATCGAGGCCGAATGGCGCTGGACTGGCGAATTTGGCTGGTATATCTCGCGCGTCGGGCAGCCCCTCTGGGAATGGCCCGCCCCGAACGGCTATCCCGACGAGCGAACCGCTTGGCTGGGGAGCACCCAGCTGACAGCCCGGTGGAGCGTTTTCAACGCGCTCGCCGAAAACTTCGTCGCGGGCACGACAACGACGTTGCCAGCGCGCCACCCTGCGCGCCTCACCACGCCGCGCGACGTGGCGCGCTATTGGGTCGAGCGCCTGCTCGGCTACCTCCCGCCCGAGGCGGAATGGTGGCCGCTTGTCAGGTTCGTCGCGCGCGGGCGTCATCCCGACGTCCCGCTCTCTCCAGAAACGGTGGAGGCGCGCGTCAACTCGCTGGCGGCGCTCGTCTTCCATCTTCCGGCGGCGCAGCTGCGATGA
- a CDS encoding lamin tail domain-containing protein — protein MRWAAVALGLAASALALVSAARSETNLLANGSFEIADETGRPVAWLVEGGQLRQVARPEGGFAGRFTTGSSGQVFQSLPAVAGSAIRATAQLSATAPSSSVLRVEVVIQRSTGASPDIVPLNVAIVGAWVTVEIPYVFVAEDALNTTLRVRLAGEAPAEAWLDEIVVVARPGPTATPTVTPSETATPTATRTPTATRTPTATRTPTVMPPADASPTATDTVPPPSPPPAASRTPSPTVTPTPTLSGRSPAHFGDLLISEVLADPAEAPEREGEWVELYNPSAVAFALAGCALEDNGGRTVLPAEAAISPGSFIVLAASDRVRHDYRPRGEVRIIGRIGNGLANAGDRVVLRCGEAVVDQVSWGSDATALSPPPPSPGNGRSLARLDLEPQERPRYAANRSPSPGWFAVVLRDPVYLPAVGRAAPLAGE, from the coding sequence GTGCGCTGGGCCGCCGTCGCACTGGGGCTGGCCGCAAGCGCGCTGGCGCTCGTCTCGGCGGCTCGCTCCGAGACGAACCTCCTCGCGAATGGCAGCTTCGAAATCGCCGACGAGACGGGAAGGCCCGTTGCGTGGCTCGTCGAGGGCGGGCAGCTGCGGCAAGTCGCTCGACCGGAGGGCGGGTTCGCCGGCAGGTTCACGACGGGATCGAGCGGCCAAGTCTTCCAATCGCTTCCTGCTGTCGCGGGAAGCGCGATCCGCGCCACGGCGCAGCTGAGCGCTACCGCGCCGTCGTCGAGTGTGCTCCGCGTCGAAGTCGTCATTCAGCGCTCCACCGGCGCGTCTCCAGACATTGTGCCGCTGAACGTCGCGATCGTCGGCGCGTGGGTTACCGTTGAGATCCCCTACGTCTTCGTCGCTGAAGACGCGCTCAACACGACGCTTCGGGTCCGGCTTGCCGGAGAAGCGCCTGCCGAAGCGTGGCTCGATGAGATCGTGGTCGTGGCGCGTCCCGGTCCGACGGCGACACCCACAGTCACCCCCTCCGAGACTGCCACTCCCACGGCAACCCGCACCCCGACCGCAACGCGCACGCCGACGGCGACCCGCACGCCGACAGTCATGCCGCCTGCCGATGCATCGCCGACCGCGACGGACACGGTTCCGCCGCCAAGTCCTCCTCCCGCCGCAAGTCGGACGCCCTCGCCGACCGTCACCCCAACGCCGACCCTCAGCGGGCGGTCGCCGGCGCATTTCGGCGACCTGCTCATCAGCGAAGTGCTCGCCGACCCGGCCGAGGCGCCGGAGCGCGAAGGGGAGTGGGTCGAACTCTACAACCCGAGCGCCGTCGCGTTCGCGCTCGCCGGCTGCGCGCTGGAGGACAATGGCGGACGGACGGTGCTTCCCGCTGAGGCAGCGATCTCCCCGGGCAGTTTCATTGTCCTCGCCGCCTCCGACCGCGTACGGCACGACTACCGCCCGCGCGGCGAAGTCAGGATCATCGGGCGGATCGGCAACGGGCTGGCTAATGCCGGCGATCGCGTCGTGCTGCGCTGCGGGGAGGCCGTTGTCGACCAAGTTTCGTGGGGGAGCGATGCCACGGCCCTCTCACCGCCGCCGCCGTCGCCTGGGAACGGCCGCTCGCTCGCTCGGCTCGACCTGGAGCCGCAGGAACGGCCGCGCTACGCCGCCAACCGCTCCCCCTCGCCCGGCTGGTTCGCCGTCGTCTTGCGCGACCCAGTCTATCTCCCAGCCGTTGGGCGAGCGGCGCCCCTCGCTGGCGAGTAG
- the gltX gene encoding glutamate--tRNA ligase, which translates to MTVRVRFAPSPTGYLHIGTARTVLFNWLFARHCGGAFVLRIEDTDKEREVPGAVDNILESLAWLGLDPDEGPGVGGPYGPYVQSERLDRYHEVAQALVEAGKAYPCFCSTEELAAMRERQRAEGRPPGYDRRCRALTSEERAARAAALGGRRPVIRFAMPLEGKTTWHDVLRGEITVDNSTLDDFVMIKSDGYPTYNFAHVVDDHDMAITHVMRAEEFVPSTPKFVQLYWALGWDLPVYVHLPDVLGHDKKKLSKRHGATAILEYRDAGYLPEAMVNYLALLGWAYDDRTEIMDRAFLIEHFTLDKLSKHGAVFNREKLDWFNGVYIRALSVDDLTDRLIPFLERDLPPDVPRPLDRARVRQFVPLIQERLVTLGDAPALLDFAFVERPAVDPALYALAAKGVERDLLCAGLLAAAERLAALPDFAPEPIETELRALAAALGLKVGQLFGAIRVAVTGKKDSPPLHQTVAALGREVTLERLRAAADQLQREAVA; encoded by the coding sequence ATGACGGTGAGAGTGCGTTTTGCCCCCAGCCCAACCGGCTATCTTCACATCGGCACCGCGCGGACGGTGCTGTTCAACTGGCTCTTTGCCCGCCATTGCGGCGGCGCGTTTGTCCTTCGGATTGAGGACACCGATAAAGAGCGCGAAGTGCCCGGCGCGGTGGACAACATCCTCGAGTCGCTCGCTTGGCTTGGGCTCGACCCGGACGAAGGGCCGGGCGTCGGCGGGCCCTACGGACCGTATGTCCAGTCGGAGCGGCTCGACCGCTATCACGAAGTCGCTCAGGCGCTCGTCGAGGCTGGCAAGGCCTATCCCTGCTTCTGCTCGACCGAAGAGCTTGCGGCAATGCGAGAGCGCCAGCGGGCCGAAGGCCGTCCCCCCGGCTACGATCGCCGCTGCCGTGCCCTCACGTCGGAAGAACGCGCTGCGCGCGCGGCGGCGCTCGGCGGGCGGCGTCCCGTGATCCGCTTTGCGATGCCGCTCGAGGGGAAGACCACTTGGCACGACGTGCTGCGCGGCGAGATCACCGTCGACAACAGCACGCTCGACGACTTCGTGATGATCAAGTCGGACGGCTATCCCACCTACAACTTCGCCCACGTGGTGGACGACCACGACATGGCGATCACGCACGTGATGCGCGCGGAAGAGTTTGTGCCGAGCACGCCGAAGTTTGTCCAGCTCTATTGGGCACTCGGCTGGGACCTCCCGGTCTACGTGCACCTGCCCGATGTGCTCGGGCATGACAAGAAGAAGCTGTCAAAGCGGCATGGCGCAACGGCGATCCTTGAGTATCGCGATGCCGGCTACTTGCCGGAGGCGATGGTCAACTACCTGGCGCTCCTCGGCTGGGCGTACGACGACCGCACCGAGATCATGGATCGCGCCTTTCTGATCGAGCATTTCACGCTTGACAAGCTGAGCAAGCACGGGGCGGTGTTCAACCGCGAAAAGCTCGACTGGTTCAATGGGGTCTATATCCGCGCGCTTAGTGTCGACGACCTGACCGACCGGCTGATCCCCTTCCTCGAGCGGGACTTGCCTCCAGATGTCCCCCGGCCGCTCGACCGCGCCCGCGTACGCCAGTTCGTTCCTCTCATTCAGGAGCGGCTGGTGACGCTCGGCGATGCCCCGGCGCTGCTCGATTTCGCCTTCGTCGAGCGTCCCGCTGTCGACCCGGCGCTCTATGCGCTTGCTGCCAAGGGGGTCGAGCGTGACCTGCTCTGCGCGGGCCTTCTTGCGGCGGCGGAGCGGCTTGCCGCGCTGCCTGACTTCGCGCCTGAGCCGATCGAAACCGAACTGCGAGCGCTTGCCGCTGCGCTTGGGCTGAAGGTCGGCCAGCTGTTCGGGGCCATCCGGGTTGCGGTGACGGGGAAGAAAGACTCCCCCCCGCTCCACCAGACCGTCGCCGCACTCGGACGTGAGGTCACGCTCGAACGGCTGCGTGCCGCTGCTGATCAGCTCCAGCGCGAGGCGGTCGCCTAG
- a CDS encoding HIT domain-containing protein, with the protein MERLWTPWRFAYVTAEAPKSCVLCEKWASDQDRDNLVLLRGERAFILLNLFPYNPGHLMVAPVAHIASLPALDPAARAEMFELASLATDVLSQVMKPNGFNLGMNLGRSAGAGIADHLHLHVVPRWEGDTNFMPLLANTRVLPETLPQTYDRLRPAFEAARR; encoded by the coding sequence ATGGAGCGATTATGGACCCCGTGGCGGTTCGCCTACGTGACGGCTGAGGCGCCGAAGAGCTGCGTCCTCTGCGAGAAGTGGGCCAGCGACCAGGATCGCGACAATCTGGTTCTCCTGCGCGGGGAGCGCGCGTTCATCCTCCTGAACCTTTTCCCCTATAACCCCGGGCATCTGATGGTGGCGCCGGTGGCTCACATCGCCAGCCTGCCGGCGCTCGACCCCGCCGCTCGGGCGGAGATGTTCGAGCTGGCGTCGCTCGCCACCGACGTTCTCAGCCAGGTCATGAAGCCGAACGGGTTCAATCTCGGCATGAATCTCGGCCGCTCCGCTGGCGCGGGGATCGCCGACCATCTGCATCTCCACGTCGTGCCTCGCTGGGAGGGCGATACCAATTTCATGCCGCTGCTGGCCAACACGCGCGTGCTTCCGGAGACCTTGCCTCAGACCTACGACCGGCTGCGTCCTGCCTTCGAGGCGGCGCGCCGCTAG
- the pgeF gene encoding peptidoglycan editing factor PgeF, producing the protein MSGRDAATAMPSPQPLAALRFSVLEAHGVRHAATLRTRGASRPPYHYGNLGFAVPDDPQAVVANREAAAAAAGVTLDALVVGQQVHGDRIAAVGPADRGRGARGRDALPATDALITDSPEVALLVLTADCAALVLYAPDVRALGVAHLGWRGTVARLAEKMVDALAQRYGADPRRLVGALAPSIGPCCYGVGEEVIDAVRSRFRSPDALLIRRAAGVAFDIPGAILQQLADAGVAPAAIERSPLCTSCRTDLFYSHRAERGRTGRTGLIAALPAV; encoded by the coding sequence ATGAGCGGACGCGACGCGGCGACAGCGATGCCCTCTCCGCAGCCGCTGGCAGCACTGCGGTTTTCCGTGCTGGAGGCGCATGGCGTTCGCCATGCGGCGACCTTGCGCACGCGCGGAGCGAGCCGGCCGCCCTATCATTACGGCAACCTCGGCTTTGCCGTTCCCGACGACCCGCAGGCCGTGGTCGCCAACCGCGAAGCGGCAGCGGCGGCAGCGGGGGTGACGCTCGACGCGCTGGTCGTTGGTCAGCAGGTGCACGGCGATCGGATTGCGGCGGTCGGTCCCGCAGATCGGGGGCGGGGCGCTCGCGGACGAGATGCCCTGCCGGCGACAGATGCGCTGATAACGGACTCTCCCGAAGTGGCGCTGCTGGTGCTGACTGCAGACTGCGCGGCGCTCGTGCTCTATGCTCCCGATGTCCGAGCGCTTGGCGTCGCGCATCTCGGCTGGCGTGGGACCGTCGCCCGCTTGGCGGAGAAGATGGTGGACGCGCTTGCTCAGCGCTACGGCGCGGACCCGCGGCGCCTTGTCGGCGCGCTCGCGCCGAGTATTGGCCCGTGCTGCTATGGTGTCGGAGAGGAGGTGATCGACGCCGTGCGGTCTCGCTTCCGGTCGCCCGATGCGCTGCTCATTCGCCGTGCCGCCGGGGTTGCCTTCGACATCCCGGGCGCGATCCTGCAGCAGCTTGCTGACGCGGGCGTGGCGCCTGCTGCGATCGAGCGGAGCCCGCTCTGTACCTCCTGCCGGACCGATCTCTTCTATTCTCACCGCGCCGAACGCGGCCGGACCGGGCGGACCGGGCTGATTGCGGCGCTGCCGGCGGTCTGA
- a CDS encoding acyl-CoA/acyl-ACP dehydrogenase has protein sequence MDVTLTPDQEAIQRRAREFLQRECPPAVVRHALDDPRSARGDLWRQMAALGWLGFTFPPEYGGANGSLVDLALLFEEIGRALAPGPILSSSVLGGQALLAAGRPDQKAAILPRVAAGEVVLTVAQLEAEQDRTPAGIQTTAQRDGDRWLLNGLKLFVPDAPLADLLIVAARVSGDEEGIGLFLVEAGAPGLTVRPMTTFSRDWPGEVALDAVRVPASALVGDVEQGWSALKRANDVATVMLCAEMVGGMQAVLEMSVEYAKKRVQFGRPIGAFQAIQHKAVAMAIETAGARFLTYRAAWLLQHGRAADTDVAMAKAKCNRAYRLVTVEGHETHGGIGWSVEYDLQLYLRRRFVDELLLGTTDDHLETIAAAIEAGSLP, from the coding sequence ATGGACGTCACCCTGACCCCTGACCAAGAGGCGATCCAGCGTCGCGCCCGCGAGTTCCTGCAGCGGGAATGCCCGCCGGCAGTCGTGCGCCACGCGCTCGACGACCCGCGCAGCGCTCGCGGCGATCTCTGGCGCCAGATGGCCGCGCTCGGCTGGCTTGGCTTCACCTTCCCCCCAGAGTATGGCGGCGCGAACGGCAGCCTCGTGGACCTCGCCCTCCTGTTTGAGGAGATCGGCCGCGCCCTCGCACCCGGGCCGATCCTCAGTTCCTCGGTGCTCGGCGGCCAAGCGCTCCTCGCCGCCGGGCGGCCCGACCAAAAAGCGGCGATCTTGCCGCGGGTGGCTGCGGGAGAGGTGGTGCTGACGGTCGCACAGCTCGAAGCAGAGCAGGACCGCACTCCCGCCGGGATCCAGACGACCGCCCAGCGCGATGGCGACCGCTGGCTGCTGAACGGGCTGAAGCTGTTTGTTCCGGATGCCCCTCTTGCCGACCTGCTGATCGTGGCGGCTCGCGTCAGCGGCGACGAGGAAGGGATCGGGCTCTTTCTCGTCGAGGCCGGCGCTCCCGGGCTGACGGTCCGGCCGATGACTACCTTCTCGCGCGACTGGCCGGGCGAGGTGGCGCTGGACGCTGTCCGGGTCCCGGCAAGCGCCCTCGTGGGTGACGTCGAGCAGGGGTGGAGTGCACTGAAGCGCGCGAACGACGTGGCGACAGTGATGCTGTGCGCGGAAATGGTGGGGGGAATGCAGGCAGTGCTCGAGATGAGCGTCGAGTATGCCAAGAAGCGGGTCCAGTTTGGGCGGCCGATTGGGGCCTTCCAAGCGATCCAGCACAAGGCGGTGGCGATGGCGATCGAGACTGCCGGAGCCCGCTTCCTCACCTACCGCGCCGCCTGGCTGCTTCAGCACGGCCGTGCGGCCGACACCGATGTGGCGATGGCGAAGGCGAAATGCAACCGCGCCTATCGCCTGGTCACGGTCGAGGGCCACGAAACGCACGGCGGGATCGGCTGGTCGGTCGAATATGACCTGCAGCTCTATCTGCGTCGGCGCTTCGTTGACGAACTGCTGCTCGGCACGACCGACGATCACCTCGAGACAATCGCGGCAGCGATCGAAGCGGGCAGCCTGCCGTAA